A segment of the Sphingobacterium oryzagri genome:
TTTATGTCGTATATTTTACCGACAGGTATGTTACGTACATGTTCACTACGACAGATGAATGATCCTAGGGAATCATTAGATTGGTCATTTGGTAGTGTTAATTTTCTTATGAAGAAATTTTCAAAGGATACTATACCGAGAAAAATCATATAGATTGCCAATTTAAATATGGTAATAAGATCAAAGATGGTTATCAGGTTCTTTGTTTTACTGGTGCGAAAAAGGAGGGCTGGAACAATGAAATGATGTGGGCCCATTATGGTGGGTTACATTGTGGCGTATGTTTGGAGTTTGATGAAGATCTATTGGTAGAAAATCTAAAAGAAAAATATTCAGATTTGGACTTCCATTTGGAAAATGTCGAATATTCTAATCGTAAAAAGTCTTCTTTTCTACATTGGCAAGAAGATAAGAGTCACGATGAAAATTATAAGTATATAGTTAGATATCTTTTAAAAAGATATGACACTATTGAAATCAGATTATTGGGAAAAGGAAGATGAACGGAGATTAGTATGTATGGAAGTTGATAGACCAATATATATACCAGTTAACAATGCACTAAAAACGATCTATTTGCGTGTTTCAGCTAATCGGAATAAAGATTTTATAAGCAGTATTTATGATACATTTAATGGCAGATTTAATCTTTTATTATTAATCTATCAGAATAATCGTTTTGAAAGATGGGGAATCAAAACGTTGTCAAATGGACAGATAGGTACATGTAATTTTGAAGATATTAATGATTAAAAAAACAATTATAATAAGAAATGGCAAAAGCAACAAAAGCAGCAGAAGACTTTACTTATCTCGAGGAAATGCCTCGACCAAGATTGAAAAAACTTATCGTAAAAAACTTTAGATGTATTGGAAAAAAAGGCGTAGAGATTGATCTTGATGATATCGTTGTTTTGGTAGGAGCGAATAATGCGGGCAAGAGTTCGATATTAAAAGCTTACGAAGTTGCGATGTCGGATGGATCAAAAAAAGGAGAACTTACATTGGAAGATTTTCCGAATAATGAAATTAACCCGGATCAACTACCAGAGATAGAACTGCACACCGTGGTTTATGATGCGCGAGTTGGACAAAAATGGTTGACAGAAGCTGAAGGAGGGTACTTGGTTAGAGAAAAATGGACTTGGCCGAATACAGGTAAGGCAGTTCGTCGTGGGTGGAATGTTGAAATAAACAATTGGGATGAAACTAGCTTTCCTTTCGGACCTGCAAACATAGCTAACTCAAGAAGACCCGAGCCGCATAAAGTTGATGCTTTCTCCGATCCAGAGGAACAGGCAAAAGAAATTAAGAAGCTATTGATGGCCGCTATTACCGAAAGGGTAAAAAGCATACAATCATCTGAAGAGAAAAATGAATACCATGCGCTTCTAGATCAGGCTCTCGAGCTACAGAAGAAAATTATAGACGAGACTAGAGATCAGATTGATGTTGCTAATGAGTCGCTAACAGGATTAATTAATCAGGTCTTTCCGAACTACGTAGTTAATTTTGATGCTCAACCAGACAATACATTAGATTTGGGTATGTTCAAATGGCATTCTCAATTGAAAATGGGACCAGAAGGTGGGTTTCAGAGCACTATTGACAAGCAAGGAAGTGGAGCTAGGAGAACTTTGCTATGGACAGCATTGAAATTCATAGCAGAAACTAATAGAAAAGCAAAAGAAGCAAATGCTCTACAGAGGCCATATCTATTATTGATTGACGAACCTGAAATTTGTCTACATCCGAGTGCTATTCGAGAGGCTTGTAAAGTACTTTATGACTTGCCGTTATCTGGAAACTGGCAAGTTATGGTTACCACGCATAGTCCTGTTTTTATTGATTTTTCTCGCGATAATACAACGATTGTCAAAGTCGAAAGGAGCTTTGATGGAGACATTGAAGGAACAACTGTTTTTAGGCCAGAAAAGGTTAATTTCGATATGGATGACAGGCAGAACCTGAAACTACTCAATATATGTGATCCTTATGTTGCAGAATTCTTCTTCGGTGGTCGAGTGATAATTGTTGAGGGAGATACTGAATATACTGCTTTTAATTATATACGCAGAGAAAAACCTGAAAAGTATAATAATATACACATTATTAGGGCTCGTGGAAAAGCTACTATAGTGTCTCTTGTCAAGATTTTAAATCATTTTGGAACAGCCTATTCTGTATTACATGATAGCGATAGGCCGCGTACGAAAGATGGGAATCGAGCAAATCCTGCTTGGACAAACAATCAACGTATATTAGATAGCCTGAACGCAAGACCTGAAGGATTAGCGGTGCGATTGTTGGCGTCGATACCAAATTTTGAAGGGGCTTATTTTGGAGAAGAAATTGCTGGTGATAAGCCCTATAATGCATTAGCTACATTAACTACCGATTCTGATAAATTCAGAGTGGTAGAGCAGTTACTAGACTCATTGGTGGATCATGGGCTTCCGCATCCAGATAGCTGTTTGGAATGGACTCAGGTTGAACAATTATCCGATTATATTAACAATTTGACAAACAGCAATTGATAAATTAATAACCAAATGAAAGAGAAAGTATATACAGTAGACGAAATTAAGTTGTTGGAAACTCAACTTGCGATCAAAAAAGTGCTTAAAAAAAATAATCTTATCTATGTTTCAGATGATGATTTTGCTGTTGTCCAAGAAATCCTTAGAAAAAATGATGTAGCCTACTCTTCAATCCGTAACCCGGAATTAAGAATTAACACACTCCTTATCGTTTAAAATATTTATGGCAAGAAAATCTCCAACATCATCAACGCTGAGACGCTTGTATACACTTTCTGGAAATCAATGTGCTTTTCCAGGCTGTACTCATGCTTTGGTTAATAATGAAGGTGTCGGTATCGCACAAATATGCCATATCGAAGCCGCAGAGAAAGGGGGACAACGCTATAATAAGGATCAGGCGGACGAAGAACGTAGAGCATTTGAAAATCTAATTGTATTATGTCATGCACATCATAAAGTAACAGATGATATATCAAAATATGGAGTCTCTGAGCTAAAGTCTATGAAAGCTAGCCATGAACAAATGTTTTTAGAAAATGGTTATGAAATAGAAGATAGTGTATTAGATCGAATTAAGGATGCTATTGATGAGAAGTTGGATGAAATAATTAATCAAAATAATCAGACTCACCAAACCCTGGCTGAAATTAAAATGGAAGTTGCTACGATAAGTTCAGCTCAAGTAAATATTTCTACAAATGGGAGTAATTTGTATAATGAGCTGTTGAAAATTGGCATAAGCTTTAGAAAGGATAACAATTTTGTTGCGGCATTAAGCTCTTTTCAAAAAACGGAAGAAGAAAGTTGGAGTATATTGGATGGTGAGGTGAAGTTCAAACTGTTGGCTAACATAGGTGCTACCTTATTGGATATGGGGCGTAATGAAGAAGCTGCAATTTATTTTTTAAAAATTCAGCAATTGGAAAAGGAAACATTAGAAAGTTTAGCTTACATATGCCTTGCCTATGCTATTCTCAAACAAGAAGAGCAGTTTGATTACTTTTTTGAAAAGACGATTTCAAAAGGAAAGGATAATGAAAATTTATGGTTAGCATATCTTTTATTGAAAGGCGGTACTGTACCTACTTCAGTTTTACACAAAGAGATTCCAGACCCCATAGTTAAGCAAGACTTTATTCTAATAAAACTGTTAGAGCTATACCAAGCCGAAGGAAAGTTGAATGAGGTTCAGGAGTTATTTTGGAAAATTGAAGCGATAGTAGAGGATGAGACGTATAAGCATTGGCAAATTATTAGTTCCTATATCGGACTAATTGTTTCACCAATTTTAAAAGTTCACAAGCTACAATTTGTAGCCTTTACAGAAAAGGAAATTCTAATAGTCAAAAAGGCTCTACATCTATACGATAGGGTGATAGGTTTACTTGAGAATAGTGGTGCTAATAAAATGCTATCTCTTGCCTATTATAATAGATCGTTGTGCTTTGTAGCATTATCTAGGGAAGCCGAGGGTGAAAGAGATCAGGAAAGAGCTTGGGGTATAAGCCAGCGTTTTTTCTCATTTAAAGGATTATTTCTATTTCACTTGAAGAATAAAAAATATGAACGATGCGAATTATTATTGGAAGAGTGGAAACAACAGCGTATTAATGTACAACCTGAAGAACGCTTTGAGGTAATAGCCTGTGAGGCGAGGCTTCTAGCTAAGAAGGGAGACTTTGTTCGTTTGGAAAGAGTTTTAATGGATGAATACGATGACACGACATCAGAGTATAAGCCTTTGATATTAGATAATTTAGTTTTAAATGGTGTTGATTCTGGAGATTATAATTCTGTAATTAAATACGCTAATATGCTAGTAACCGAGTTCCCGAATCATGCATATGGATACATCGGTCTATTCGCTTACTATATGCGACAGAAAGATCCTTCTAATGCTAAAAGAGCATTAAAGGAAGCAAAGGGGAAAACGTATGACAAACGAAGCGAGGTGTTCATATGGATGCAACTGGCTGATGGATTTTGCGAGTTACAAGAATATCAAGAAGCTCTAGTGTATTTTGAGAAGTTAGTAAATTGCAATTCCATTAATGTTGTAACAACACGCTTTGCCGAATGTCATTATAATCTTGAGAATTATGAGAAGGTAATTTTAGTATTGGCAGATAAGGACTTATCGACTTTAGATTTCATATCTCTACAATTGCTTTTTTTGTCCTATTATAATTTAGGGTTAAAGGTTCAAGCAGAGGAAGCGTTGGCGCAAGGTTTAAGATTGAAAGAGTCTAGAGATGTCAACCTGTTTAGAAAAATAGGGGCACAGTACTATTCGGAATGCGACCATTTTGAAGAGGCTGCTAAACTTATATTAGCTATCGACGATTTTGATTGTTTGGGAGTAAAAGATATGTTTGACTTAGCCTGTCTTTTGTCCTCAATGGGGTATATAAGAGAGGCGTTTGATCTGGCATATAAACTAAGGGTTATCTATTACGAGACTTTCGAAGCCCAGAAGTATTATTTTGACCTACATGTGTTTAATGATAATTCCTTAGACAATAATATAGCTCTATACTTAAAGAAGGTAGAAGAAAATACCCTTGTTGTATTAAAAGATGAAAATGGGAAGGAATCCAAATTTTATCTCGCTGGTGATAACAAGATTTCCGATGGCGTATTGCTAAAGGCAGGTAATCAACTTTGGGATGTCCTTTTAGGAGCTGTTAAGGGCCAAAGGATTTTATTGCCCAATACAATGGGAAATTTTGAGGTTGCTGATATTTGGAGTAATTACTTACTTTCGTTTAGAGACTCACTGTTTCTATTGCAGAATAAATATGCTGATAAAGCAAGAATGTATTTTGGTAGATTTAATTAGCTTGAGAAAATCAATGATTAGTATAAGATTTAGAGGCTAGAGATCTATGTTGTCGATCATTCCGTTGTATATTATACCTTTTTAAGGTATTTTTGATTTAAATAGTAATGCTATACGTTTGATAAAATGAGTAAAAAATTTTGAAAGATTCAACTGTTAGATTATCTATGATTTAAAGCCTGGTTGATTGTCTCAATAGTAATATTGCGACGTAATGTTTAAATATGATGATTATACTATTTAAACATCTTGTTCTATTATCATTAAGCATAATCATTCAAATTCCAAGTCGATTGGAATTCATCATAAGAATGCAGTTTGATTTGATGAAATATTTCTAAAAAACTGTATTTCAAATATTTATAAGCAAAATAACTACGGGTGTAATTAAAATCATTACTAAAATAGCGCTCACTAAAACTCACAGATTGAAAAGACGGACTTAATCTTTAATCCAGTATATGAAATAATTGTTTTTTTTCAACCATTCCCATATTTTAGCTAAATGCACTATAATTTGGAAGTATTAAATGACAAAGAGTTCGAAGAACTGGCTAAAGATCTTTTAGATGCTAAGCTTGGCACTGATTTAGAAATTTTTAAGGTAGGAAAAGATGGTGGTATAGATCTGCGCAATAGCAAGAACACAGAAAACAAATATATCGTACAGGTAAAACATTACGTAGGTTCAAAATTCTCTAATCTAATCTCCTCATTGCAAGAAGAAAAAAAGAAACTTCAAGCTATATTGCCAAAGCCTAAACACTATATCGTTTTTACTTCCCTTCCACTATCGCCAGCCGAAACATCTAACATAAAACTGCTATTAGAACCTTTCATTACTTCGACAGATCATATCTATGGTAGGAAGAGGGTAGAAAATTTACTATCTAAAAATAAGGATGTGGAACGGAAATACTTTAAATTATGGTTGACAAGCACGAACGTTCTAAAAACAGTTCTGCACAATGCTGTATTTAATAACTCCGAATTTTATACAGAAAAAATAATCCAGCGGGTCAAGCATTATGTTTATACCCAGAATATTGATGCTGCGATGAAAAAACTTGCTGAAAATAAATTTTTAATTATCTCAGGAGAACCCGGTGTTGGAAAAACCACTTTAGCTTACATGTTGGTATATCAGCTGTTAGGAGATGGATTTAAGTTGATTTATAGTGATAGAAGTATTAAGGATGCCGAGCAATTGTTATCAAATAATCCACAGGAAAAGCAAGTGGTATTAATTGACGACGTTTTAGGTTCCAACTTGCTTGAGCTATACCAACCTGTAAATACCGAAAGTAAAATAGTTGGTTTTATTGAAAAATTCAGCTTATCGAAAAATAAATATCTCATCTTTACTTCAAGAACAACTCTTCTTAACCAAGCCAATCATCAGTATGAAGGTTTACGGAGGAGTGGAGCTAGTGTTGTGTCAAATTACGAATTGAAAATTAGTGACTATACATTGTTTGAGAAAGCAAAAATTCTATATAATCATTTGTATCATGGAGAAATATCTGAGATTTATGCAGAGTCTTTTTATTCAAACCGGAATTATTTGAAAATTATCAAACACAAAAACTATTATCCACGACTAATAGAGTTTATCACTACAGAGCAGAAATTTAAAATATCGGGCTATTTAAATGTGGAGAACTTTATATTTGATAGTCTAACCAATCCAGATGAGATATGGCGATTT
Coding sequences within it:
- a CDS encoding restriction endonuclease, with product MEVLNDKEFEELAKDLLDAKLGTDLEIFKVGKDGGIDLRNSKNTENKYIVQVKHYVGSKFSNLISSLQEEKKKLQAILPKPKHYIVFTSLPLSPAETSNIKLLLEPFITSTDHIYGRKRVENLLSKNKDVERKYFKLWLTSTNVLKTVLHNAVFNNSEFYTEKIIQRVKHYVYTQNIDAAMKKLAENKFLIISGEPGVGKTTLAYMLVYQLLGDGFKLIYSDRSIKDAEQLLSNNPQEKQVVLIDDVLGSNLLELYQPVNTESKIVGFIEKFSLSKNKYLIFTSRTTLLNQANHQYEGLRRSGASVVSNYELKISDYTLFEKAKILYNHLYHGEISEIYAESFYSNRNYLKIIKHKNYYPRLIEFITTEQKFKISGYLNVENFIFDSLTNPDEIWRFAFENQLSRPEQLLLETVFSFGDGSFNIDFIEEAFENRYQYEIEKGNTQRELNGFHNALKKLLDGFLKMEINPKSTEKLIQFINPSLADFLIKYIEKNQNEKYNIWASAVYIEQLKSTFAVLFSVDISIPSRRVKKYFSTFYDNMDTLDTIEENSSVAFKTIDFLFEFFKSVFPTNTSIVNRLLCRLIAERGKLDAWRLSSLLIDINLESIEEPINIVKDNWDEFFALIMDNIRYSGDFERLQELFREYDKDFGHYLEESNLRYDFHHTVTNLFEVQISEHDFYSEVDPADFDYYDDSTVERKLTEKIDQMYSDYISYANLDDYWDLLEPDYNINVSDIIYEYKSNLSADDYVYDGKEYLERSKESSKEDVEEKIHRLFRR
- a CDS encoding ATP-dependent nuclease, whose protein sequence is MAKATKAAEDFTYLEEMPRPRLKKLIVKNFRCIGKKGVEIDLDDIVVLVGANNAGKSSILKAYEVAMSDGSKKGELTLEDFPNNEINPDQLPEIELHTVVYDARVGQKWLTEAEGGYLVREKWTWPNTGKAVRRGWNVEINNWDETSFPFGPANIANSRRPEPHKVDAFSDPEEQAKEIKKLLMAAITERVKSIQSSEEKNEYHALLDQALELQKKIIDETRDQIDVANESLTGLINQVFPNYVVNFDAQPDNTLDLGMFKWHSQLKMGPEGGFQSTIDKQGSGARRTLLWTALKFIAETNRKAKEANALQRPYLLLIDEPEICLHPSAIREACKVLYDLPLSGNWQVMVTTHSPVFIDFSRDNTTIVKVERSFDGDIEGTTVFRPEKVNFDMDDRQNLKLLNICDPYVAEFFFGGRVIIVEGDTEYTAFNYIRREKPEKYNNIHIIRARGKATIVSLVKILNHFGTAYSVLHDSDRPRTKDGNRANPAWTNNQRILDSLNARPEGLAVRLLASIPNFEGAYFGEEIAGDKPYNALATLTTDSDKFRVVEQLLDSLVDHGLPHPDSCLEWTQVEQLSDYINNLTNSN
- a CDS encoding tetratricopeptide repeat protein; the encoded protein is MARKSPTSSTLRRLYTLSGNQCAFPGCTHALVNNEGVGIAQICHIEAAEKGGQRYNKDQADEERRAFENLIVLCHAHHKVTDDISKYGVSELKSMKASHEQMFLENGYEIEDSVLDRIKDAIDEKLDEIINQNNQTHQTLAEIKMEVATISSAQVNISTNGSNLYNELLKIGISFRKDNNFVAALSSFQKTEEESWSILDGEVKFKLLANIGATLLDMGRNEEAAIYFLKIQQLEKETLESLAYICLAYAILKQEEQFDYFFEKTISKGKDNENLWLAYLLLKGGTVPTSVLHKEIPDPIVKQDFILIKLLELYQAEGKLNEVQELFWKIEAIVEDETYKHWQIISSYIGLIVSPILKVHKLQFVAFTEKEILIVKKALHLYDRVIGLLENSGANKMLSLAYYNRSLCFVALSREAEGERDQERAWGISQRFFSFKGLFLFHLKNKKYERCELLLEEWKQQRINVQPEERFEVIACEARLLAKKGDFVRLERVLMDEYDDTTSEYKPLILDNLVLNGVDSGDYNSVIKYANMLVTEFPNHAYGYIGLFAYYMRQKDPSNAKRALKEAKGKTYDKRSEVFIWMQLADGFCELQEYQEALVYFEKLVNCNSINVVTTRFAECHYNLENYEKVILVLADKDLSTLDFISLQLLFLSYYNLGLKVQAEEALAQGLRLKESRDVNLFRKIGAQYYSECDHFEEAAKLILAIDDFDCLGVKDMFDLACLLSSMGYIREAFDLAYKLRVIYYETFEAQKYYFDLHVFNDNSLDNNIALYLKKVEENTLVVLKDENGKESKFYLAGDNKISDGVLLKAGNQLWDVLLGAVKGQRILLPNTMGNFEVADIWSNYLLSFRDSLFLLQNKYADKARMYFGRFN
- a CDS encoding DUF2971 domain-containing protein; translated protein: MWAHYGGLHCGVCLEFDEDLLVENLKEKYSDLDFHLENVEYSNRKKSSFLHWQEDKSHDENYKYIVRYLLKRYDTIEIRLLGKGR